The following coding sequences lie in one Musa acuminata AAA Group cultivar baxijiao chromosome BXJ3-1, Cavendish_Baxijiao_AAA, whole genome shotgun sequence genomic window:
- the LOC135629245 gene encoding serine/threonine protein phosphatase 2A 59 kDa regulatory subunit B' eta isoform-like, whose product MPRSMIKQFLSRFPRKQSKSGDKRDLPAGASPPSSTSSTSSKGGDLPSSRITILPPGSDPGLNHLTKYVPAVKSKQNGSPVLPAYEALPSFKDVSSSERQILFIKKLNLCRVVFDFIDTTTKNLKEESIKRQTLQDLADYVTSANAKFPESVIQEIIKMVSINLFRTFISLPNEYKALQAFDLEDDQPVMDPAWPHLHLVYDFFLRFIQSPETDAKVAKRYIDHSFVLKLLDLFDSEDSREREYLKTILHRIYGKFMVHRPFIRKSINNIFYRFIFETEKHNGIAELLEVLGSVINGFALPLKEEHKLFLVRALIPLHKPKCMGMYHKQLLYCITQFIDKDCKLADIVIRGLLKFWPVTNSSKEVMFLGELEEVLDATQPAEFQRCMVPLFHQVARCLSSSHFQVSGVSLCYSFRILNELVYCRLSTFFVSNVFCFTLNARFAGSTVDLLVWFINM is encoded by the coding sequence atgcctcgCAGCATGATTAAGCAATTTTTGAGTCGGTTCCCTCGAAAGCAGTCCAAGTCGGGTGATAAACGGGATTTGCCTGCTGGAGCGAGTCCGCCATCATCAACTTCTTCAACCAGTTCAAAAGGTGGGGACTTGCCAAGCAGCAGGATCACGATTCTCCCTCCTGGTTCGGACCCTGGGTTAAATCATCTAACCAAGTATGTTCCTGCTGTTAAGTCAAAGCAGAACGGCAGTCCAGTCCTCCCTGCCTATGAAGCATTGCCGAGCTTCAAGGATGTCTCGAGCTCTGAGAGGCAGATCTTATTTATCAAAAAGTTGAATTTGTGTCGTGTTGTTTTTGACTTCATAGACACAACAACGAAGAATTTGAAAGAAGAGAGCATAAAACGACAGACTCTACAAGATCTTGCTGACTATGTTACATCAGCCAATGCAAAGTTTCCAGAGAGTGTTATCCAAGAGATCATCAAGATGGTTTCCATAAACTTGTTTAGGACCTTCATTTCCCTGCCGAATGAGTACAAGGCTTTGCAAGCTTTTGACTTGGAGGACGATCAACCTGTAATGGACCCTGCATGGCCACACTTGCATCTTGTTTATGACTTCTTTTTAAGGTTCATTCAATCTCCTGAGACAGATGCAAAGGTGGCAAAAAGATATATTGATCATTCCTTTGTTCTTAAGCTGCTTGATCTCTTTGATTCAGAAGACAGTCGAGAGAGGGAATATCTAAAGACCATTCTTCACCGTATCTATGGAAAATTTATGGTTCACCGGCCATTTATAAGGAAATCCATTAATAACATCTTCTATCGGTTTATCTTTGAAACAGAAAAGCACAATGGGATTGCAGAGTTATTGGAGGTATTGGGAAGTGTTATTAATGGGTTTGCATTGCCTTTGAAGGAGGAACATAAATTGTTCCTTGTTCGGGCATTAATCCCACTTCATAAGCCAAAATGCATGGGCATGTACCATAAGCAGTTATTATACTGCATAACTCAATTTATTGACAAAGATTGCAAacttgcagatattgtcataagggGCTTGTTGAAATTTTGGCCCGTTACTAATAGTTCAAAGGAAGTAATGTTTTTAGGAGAGTTGGAAGAGGTCTTGGATGCAACTCAGCCTGCAGAGTTTCAGCGATGTATGGTGCCACTGTTCCATCAGGTAGCCCGCTGCTTGAGTAGTTCTCATTTTCAGGTAAGTGGTGTTTCTCTGTGTTATAGCTTTAGAATTTTAAATGAACTGGTTTACTGTCGACTGAGCACATTTTTCGTGTCGAATGTCTTctgttttactttaaatgcacGCTTTGCTGGGAGCACTGTTGACCTCCTTGTTTGGTTCATCAACATGTAA